One genomic window of Deinococcus metalli includes the following:
- a CDS encoding helix-turn-helix transcriptional regulator: MASDPAQARLEEIGRRVREARIRRGWNQDTFAHNAGIHRAYIGMIENGKKDLRISTVYRLAEALGVPVTALLP; encoded by the coding sequence ATGGCGTCCGATCCCGCACAGGCCCGGCTTGAGGAGATCGGCCGCCGCGTGCGCGAGGCCCGGATCCGCCGTGGCTGGAACCAGGACACCTTCGCCCACAACGCCGGCATCCACCGCGCCTACATCGGTATGATCGAAAACGGCAAGAAGGACCTGCGGATCTCCACGGTGTACCGGCTCGCGGAAGCGCTCGGCGTGCCCGTCACGGCCCTGTTGCCCTGA
- a CDS encoding helix-turn-helix domain-containing protein, with product MSAMSSPTPAIRQRLADNMRRLRQQREWSQEELAAYSGIHHTQISRIERMQNSVGIDMIEKLAMAFGVSVGELLD from the coding sequence ATGAGCGCGATGTCCAGTCCAACGCCTGCCATCCGTCAACGTCTGGCGGACAATATGCGGCGTCTGCGCCAGCAGCGGGAATGGTCACAGGAAGAACTCGCTGCATATTCCGGGATCCATCACACCCAGATCAGCCGGATCGAGCGCATGCAGAACAGCGTCGGTATCGACATGATCGAGAAACTGGCCATGGCCTTCGGCGTAAGCGTTGGCGAACTACTGGACTGA
- a CDS encoding HesA/MoeB/ThiF family protein: MPDALPEALVTGTEALEHIEGFVPLGPWTPDEQRPRWFQPCQLVLTGGSDLVPTVTPWYLVVSTEYPAGLIRLYPAVDGGLKVTFPHQTDNTHGDAGAPWRRGHPCLDTPLNILDRAVYDTEPYDAAARLAWHVHRGLAWLHAAAHGSLTPDGDPYELPPLPGGGRPGRLLAYNEDETSLQAWLSKSARAGLVQVSDVPDVKGAQFVRGFGQTYRPTWGSALQAVTVERQGVWLRLDRAPVVPPWQLPQTWGELQLAVQAQGIDLFARLCPHLEALRDGQAHLLLLGWPMPQAHGGPLRQMHWQALDLPRLSRGNRVPNGWRPDARGRLMKDRRDALADASPLIWTESSNWNAEELGSRGRLPDPAQRARIAIIGVGALGSAVAEQLARTGAASLLLIDGDQLEAGNLVRHTLTLGDLEHFKAERLAQRLNMSGPHVTVQAINRTFTHHDEDAVAALRECDLIVDCTASDSLLIELRRVRWGDHQAFVSLSLGLRAQRLYCFYAPGPIVPLEDFLDLVGAAVEGDLARFPAHDIPRAGIGCWHPVFPARLDDIALFAATGVKYVEAALMRRLEALQLEIYEQVQDGDRFMGIRRIDGARFD, encoded by the coding sequence TTGCCTGACGCCCTCCCAGAGGCGCTCGTCACCGGCACCGAAGCCCTTGAACACATCGAGGGCTTCGTGCCACTGGGGCCCTGGACACCCGACGAGCAGCGGCCCCGCTGGTTCCAGCCCTGCCAGCTCGTGCTCACCGGTGGAAGCGACCTCGTCCCGACGGTCACGCCCTGGTACCTGGTGGTCAGCACCGAGTACCCGGCCGGCCTGATCCGCTTGTACCCCGCCGTGGACGGAGGGCTGAAGGTCACCTTCCCCCACCAGACCGACAACACCCACGGAGACGCAGGCGCGCCATGGCGCCGAGGGCACCCGTGCCTGGACACCCCCCTCAACATCCTCGACCGCGCGGTCTACGACACCGAACCGTATGACGCGGCGGCCCGGCTCGCCTGGCACGTCCACCGCGGACTGGCCTGGCTACACGCGGCCGCACACGGGTCTCTGACCCCGGACGGCGACCCCTACGAATTGCCGCCCCTGCCGGGTGGAGGCAGGCCGGGCCGCCTGCTGGCCTACAACGAGGACGAGACCAGTCTGCAGGCCTGGCTTTCCAAGTCAGCCCGGGCTGGCCTGGTCCAGGTGTCGGACGTCCCCGATGTAAAGGGAGCGCAGTTCGTGCGGGGCTTTGGACAGACGTACCGTCCCACGTGGGGCAGCGCCCTGCAGGCGGTCACTGTCGAGCGGCAGGGCGTGTGGCTCCGGCTCGACCGTGCGCCCGTGGTCCCGCCCTGGCAACTGCCCCAGACCTGGGGAGAATTGCAACTCGCGGTGCAGGCCCAGGGCATCGACCTCTTCGCACGCCTCTGTCCGCATCTCGAAGCGCTCCGCGATGGTCAGGCCCACCTGCTGCTCCTGGGCTGGCCGATGCCGCAAGCCCACGGCGGCCCACTGCGGCAGATGCACTGGCAGGCACTGGACCTCCCCCGCCTCTCACGGGGGAACAGAGTACCGAATGGCTGGCGCCCGGACGCTCGCGGCCGCCTGATGAAAGACCGCCGCGACGCCCTGGCCGACGCATCGCCACTCATCTGGACCGAATCGAGCAACTGGAACGCCGAGGAACTCGGCAGCCGCGGGCGGCTCCCCGACCCAGCACAGCGCGCCCGCATCGCCATCATCGGTGTGGGCGCTCTCGGCAGCGCCGTGGCAGAACAGCTGGCCCGGACGGGCGCCGCCTCGCTCCTCCTCATCGATGGAGACCAGCTCGAGGCCGGGAACCTCGTGCGCCATACGCTTACCCTCGGTGACCTCGAGCACTTCAAGGCGGAACGGCTCGCCCAGCGGCTGAACATGAGTGGACCCCACGTCACCGTGCAGGCCATCAACCGGACCTTCACCCACCACGACGAAGACGCAGTGGCCGCCTTGCGGGAGTGCGACCTGATCGTGGACTGCACGGCCAGCGACAGCCTCCTGATTGAGCTCCGTCGCGTGCGTTGGGGGGATCATCAGGCGTTCGTGTCCCTCTCCCTCGGTCTGCGCGCTCAACGTCTGTACTGCTTTTACGCGCCTGGCCCGATCGTTCCCCTGGAAGACTTCCTTGACCTAGTGGGCGCGGCCGTCGAGGGAGATCTGGCCCGCTTCCCCGCCCATGACATCCCACGAGCGGGCATCGGATGCTGGCACCCCGTGTTTCCAGCCCGCCTCGACGACATCGCCTTGTTCGCGGCGACTGGAGTGAAGTACGTGGAGGCGGCATTGATGCGACGCCTGGAAGCCCTTCAGCTGGAGATCTATGAGCAGGTTCAGGACGGTGACCGCTTCATGGGCATTCGGCGGATCGACGGGGCACGCTTTGACTGA
- a CDS encoding site-specific integrase, which yields MICKIVGFSQLQGYTEKTQMDYFYGAKCLLDWLETQCGRTWQERWLNGEPSIMNWGEAPSVRNRKHFDSMRLALSPLLCLRVLRPSYEWLNHQHFNKLHLKLSATTDTEDFRMIKETAKLMKFSGHSTLRTMLCATLIAIHTGKRISAFTLEDLQEYDEKRKLGIHYLVTAASLWNVLRYNRIIEGGLATSGTSKIVGALESEELLDKYLILDPDQRFVFASYLDHCSVQCSPLALKQEAAFLLEAFWRDILHHHPEQLTFEVSRSIANAWKKRKKVDPDTGERMNAAGVFSTVRAFYAFLDERAREDPETWEKFAAYNPVDLADIQGEEKLTSDGNAKKRKDTAEKLQYLGIFWETLRKNSENAMRLLEAARQAGPGEQFEANGKQFLRVPTSRSLISTENYGTVSVKVTEVGHPGAKNIDAVSQEHSAFWIWASMDLLLRTGLRPWELYRLEKADISKIVDTNNNVVPCLMIRAGKTDEPRVVQLTPKAVATLSHIMRRVQGELDSYPAVPRFEVVEGEYVEDAQLILQKSLSSYRSGFYGTELLRWLHTFHADLYEQRMLPDWVTFTPKDCRRLVATKMYIKGVPLLEIQRFLGHKHLQTTSLYIGEPIDTLLQQLKGVWDD from the coding sequence ATGATCTGCAAGATCGTGGGATTTTCACAGCTCCAGGGCTATACAGAGAAGACGCAAATGGACTACTTTTACGGTGCCAAATGTCTTCTGGACTGGCTTGAGACGCAGTGTGGTCGGACATGGCAAGAGCGCTGGCTGAACGGCGAACCTTCAATCATGAATTGGGGAGAGGCTCCCTCGGTTAGAAACAGAAAACACTTTGACTCAATGAGACTAGCTCTCTCACCATTGTTATGTCTTAGAGTTTTGCGCCCTAGCTATGAATGGCTTAATCACCAACATTTTAACAAGCTACATCTTAAGCTATCGGCGACAACTGATACCGAAGATTTTAGGATGATTAAAGAGACGGCAAAGCTCATGAAATTTTCAGGACATAGCACGTTAAGAACCATGCTGTGTGCTACGCTCATTGCTATCCATACAGGAAAGAGGATTTCGGCGTTCACGCTGGAAGATCTTCAGGAGTATGACGAAAAGCGCAAATTGGGAATTCATTATCTCGTCACGGCCGCTAGTCTGTGGAATGTATTGCGATACAATAGAATTATTGAGGGTGGTCTCGCAACGAGCGGCACTTCCAAGATCGTAGGTGCTCTGGAATCTGAAGAGCTGCTGGATAAATATCTTATTCTCGATCCCGACCAGAGATTTGTTTTCGCATCGTATCTGGATCACTGCAGCGTGCAGTGCAGTCCATTGGCTCTCAAGCAGGAGGCCGCCTTTCTTTTGGAAGCGTTCTGGCGCGACATCCTTCATCATCACCCGGAACAACTGACGTTTGAGGTCTCCCGGTCGATTGCCAATGCATGGAAGAAACGGAAGAAAGTAGACCCGGATACCGGGGAACGGATGAACGCTGCCGGAGTTTTTTCAACCGTACGAGCGTTTTACGCATTTCTGGACGAGCGTGCCCGCGAGGATCCGGAAACCTGGGAAAAATTTGCGGCGTATAATCCTGTCGATCTGGCTGACATTCAAGGTGAAGAGAAATTAACTTCCGACGGAAACGCGAAAAAAAGAAAAGATACTGCCGAGAAGCTCCAATACCTCGGCATTTTCTGGGAGACGCTCAGAAAAAACTCCGAAAATGCCATGCGTCTCCTTGAGGCCGCCAGGCAAGCGGGGCCCGGCGAACAGTTTGAAGCAAATGGCAAGCAGTTCTTGCGAGTGCCGACATCTCGCTCGCTGATTTCCACAGAGAATTATGGAACCGTCAGCGTCAAAGTAACTGAAGTCGGTCATCCTGGAGCAAAAAATATTGACGCTGTCAGCCAGGAGCACAGCGCATTTTGGATATGGGCGTCGATGGATCTGCTCCTGCGTACCGGCCTCCGCCCGTGGGAGTTGTACAGATTGGAAAAGGCTGATATTTCGAAGATCGTCGATACGAACAACAATGTGGTACCGTGCTTAATGATTCGTGCGGGGAAGACAGATGAACCCCGGGTTGTGCAATTGACCCCAAAGGCGGTCGCGACCCTCTCGCACATTATGAGGCGGGTTCAAGGCGAACTTGACTCCTATCCTGCTGTGCCCCGTTTTGAAGTAGTCGAGGGAGAATACGTCGAGGATGCTCAGTTGATTCTCCAAAAATCACTGAGCAGCTACCGATCCGGCTTTTATGGAACCGAACTGCTGCGTTGGCTGCACACGTTCCATGCTGATCTGTACGAACAAAGAATGCTTCCCGATTGGGTCACGTTCACACCCAAGGATTGTAGGCGACTGGTTGCAACCAAGATGTACATCAAAGGAGTACCCCTTCTGGAAATACAGAGGTTTCTGGGTCACAAGCACCTGCAGACCACATCGCTCTATATCGGCGAACCTATCGACACATTGCTGCAGCAATTGAAAGGTGTCTGGGACGATTGA
- a CDS encoding tyrosine-type recombinase/integrase: MHPHVSLEYRDAAAPHYYLISDNQSFVDAFNLFMREIWVGRTNVNTVRTYAYALLDWFRYAQAEELQLEDVRRSNIVNYVLRLQGAANPQRAKRSPSSPKPGSVNEHTGKKHLPEGYQASTIALRISVLRRFFEILIAEGRGPATSPVPPAGRGFRPEKNQIRYRRISAFVPSPPQRSAHAIPEALLKRFRSEARCARDSALIECLYSTGARAAEVIAITYEDVLWKEQAVFLQTKGRAVKEKVAASRIFFERLKVYLDERGERLRPGDYIWVVRRGATRPMTYPALRAVIQGMNRRFGSNVTLHDFRSTCAVQMARNPLIPLLTIRDQMRHTNLSTTQRYMDSGRIEDFSLLQKHLDDDSHTSLPIVESVEYDQDDLATIFGHINERGSE, encoded by the coding sequence GCATTCAATCTGTTCATGCGGGAGATATGGGTGGGCCGAACGAATGTGAATACTGTGCGAACCTATGCCTACGCATTGCTGGACTGGTTTCGGTACGCACAGGCAGAGGAACTGCAGCTGGAGGACGTCCGGCGCAGCAATATCGTCAATTACGTTCTCCGGTTGCAAGGAGCAGCGAATCCCCAGCGGGCAAAACGCTCCCCATCGAGTCCCAAACCGGGATCGGTAAATGAGCATACTGGCAAAAAACACCTGCCAGAGGGATATCAGGCGTCTACGATCGCCCTTCGGATTTCAGTTCTGAGGCGATTCTTCGAGATCCTGATCGCAGAGGGCAGGGGACCGGCCACCTCGCCGGTTCCCCCCGCCGGCCGCGGGTTCCGACCCGAAAAAAATCAAATCCGGTACAGACGGATTTCCGCATTTGTTCCCTCGCCGCCTCAGCGCTCGGCACATGCTATTCCCGAGGCCCTGTTAAAACGTTTTAGGTCGGAGGCGCGATGTGCACGCGACAGTGCGCTGATCGAATGCCTCTATTCCACTGGCGCACGGGCAGCAGAAGTGATCGCCATAACGTACGAAGACGTGCTGTGGAAGGAACAGGCCGTGTTTCTTCAGACGAAAGGGCGCGCGGTCAAAGAGAAAGTCGCAGCATCGCGGATCTTTTTCGAGCGCCTGAAAGTGTATCTGGATGAGCGTGGCGAACGCCTGAGGCCCGGGGATTACATTTGGGTCGTGCGGCGGGGCGCCACGAGACCCATGACATATCCTGCCCTCCGGGCCGTCATTCAAGGAATGAACCGTCGCTTTGGGAGCAATGTTACCCTGCATGATTTCAGATCGACGTGTGCCGTCCAAATGGCCCGGAACCCCTTGATTCCCCTGCTGACGATTCGAGACCAGATGAGACATACAAATCTCTCTACAACACAGCGCTACATGGATTCAGGACGCATTGAAGATTTCTCTTTGCTTCAGAAGCATCTCGATGATGACAGTCACACGTCGCTTCCTATTGTTGAGTCGGTTGAATATGATCAGGATGACCTTGCTACTATTTTTGGACACATCAATGAGAGAGGGTCGGAGTGA
- a CDS encoding SMODS domain-containing nucleotidyltransferase, which produces MDLPTQFQTFLSNIEPTDYQRDEFIRGHRTLRQRLDADADLEPYIITHFLQGSYRRSTAIRPRAGKKSDVDVVVVTNLNEAHYTPHDALELFQPFMERHYPEKWKFNGRSIGIELSYVELDLVVTSAPSARQAEVFKSFAFDIFESEEQLDSAQGAVAFKSYFAKAASEPWRSEPLLIPDRDAREWQRTHPLETIRWTTDKNQALNKQFVRIVKALKWWRRQHDAPKYPKGYPIEHLVGDACPEHVGSIAEGVTRTLETLRDGLWSYAQRGEVPVVPARGVPEVNVLSRLTPEDFVAFFDLIDDAATTARQAYDEPNPHESALLWRSLFGNRFPLPPVSGGTNGGGSTTGGFTERTSSGSGTERGRFA; this is translated from the coding sequence ATGGACCTGCCGACCCAGTTTCAAACGTTTCTGAGCAACATCGAACCGACAGACTACCAGCGCGACGAATTCATCCGCGGCCACCGCACCCTCCGACAGCGGCTGGACGCTGATGCCGACCTCGAGCCTTACATCATCACGCATTTTCTGCAGGGGAGCTACCGCCGCTCAACCGCCATCCGGCCGCGCGCCGGCAAGAAATCCGACGTGGATGTGGTCGTGGTGACCAACCTGAACGAAGCGCATTACACCCCACATGACGCTCTCGAACTCTTTCAACCCTTCATGGAGCGGCACTATCCCGAAAAGTGGAAGTTCAACGGCCGTTCCATCGGCATCGAGCTGTCGTACGTCGAGCTCGACCTGGTCGTGACGAGTGCACCCAGCGCCCGACAGGCAGAGGTTTTTAAGAGCTTCGCCTTCGATATCTTCGAGTCGGAGGAGCAACTGGACAGCGCCCAGGGGGCTGTGGCCTTCAAGTCCTACTTCGCCAAAGCGGCCAGTGAGCCCTGGCGCTCCGAACCGCTGCTCATCCCGGACCGGGACGCGCGCGAGTGGCAGCGGACCCACCCGCTCGAGACCATCCGCTGGACGACCGACAAAAATCAGGCCCTGAACAAGCAGTTCGTGCGGATCGTGAAGGCACTCAAGTGGTGGCGCCGCCAGCACGACGCGCCCAAGTATCCCAAGGGGTACCCCATCGAGCACCTCGTGGGCGACGCCTGTCCAGAACATGTCGGCAGCATCGCGGAGGGCGTGACCCGGACCCTCGAGACCCTCCGCGACGGCCTGTGGAGCTACGCGCAGCGCGGTGAGGTTCCGGTCGTGCCGGCCCGCGGCGTTCCGGAGGTGAACGTCCTCAGCCGCCTCACGCCGGAAGATTTCGTCGCCTTCTTCGACCTGATCGATGACGCCGCCACCACCGCGCGGCAGGCCTACGACGAGCCGAATCCCCACGAGAGCGCCCTGCTCTGGCGGAGTCTGTTCGGCAACCGGTTCCCGTTGCCGCCCGTCAGCGGGGGCACCAACGGCGGCGGCAGCACGACCGGGGGGTTCACCGAACGCACCAGCAGTGGCAGCGGCACCGAGCGGGGCCGCTTTGCCTGA
- a CDS encoding Mov34/MPN/PAD-1 family protein, whose translation MTDPLTFRSSDGRFGLTISGAQLRTLLRHCSTGLPNETGGILAGHYSSRRDMAHVRALLPAPEDSVAGRSTFERGTAGTRTWLDRLWRERGLYYLGEWHSHPHAPPDHSPRDQQTMRNPGLVHAYACPEPLLLIIGGDFHGEYQIAASVFHQGRPAVELVRADATFSRPTGHDRHSHD comes from the coding sequence TTGACTGACCCCCTGACCTTCCGATCCAGTGACGGACGGTTCGGGCTGACCATCAGCGGCGCCCAGCTGCGGACGCTGCTGCGCCACTGCAGCACGGGCCTGCCGAATGAAACCGGCGGCATCCTCGCCGGCCACTACTCCAGCCGCCGCGACATGGCCCATGTGCGCGCCCTACTGCCCGCCCCTGAGGACTCTGTCGCCGGCCGCTCGACCTTCGAGCGGGGCACGGCGGGAACACGGACGTGGCTCGACCGGTTATGGCGTGAGCGTGGCCTGTACTACCTCGGAGAATGGCATTCGCATCCGCACGCTCCGCCTGATCACAGCCCCCGGGACCAGCAGACCATGCGGAATCCGGGCCTCGTCCACGCCTACGCCTGCCCGGAACCGCTGCTGCTGATCATCGGGGGAGATTTCCACGGCGAGTATCAGATTGCCGCGTCGGTCTTTCATCAAGGACGACCGGCCGTGGAACTGGTGAGAGCGGACGCAACGTTCTCCCGGCCAACAGGGCACGATCGGCATTCGCACGACTGA